A segment of the Fusobacterium ulcerans genome:
CTCGTTCAACAGAGCTTCAAATTCTTCATAATATTCGTTATTAGACATTAAAGATCCCCCTTATTTTATTTTCTATATTAATTACTATTTCTTCTGGTGTTGATGCTCCAGCTGTGATACCTATCTTTTCACAGCCTCTGAACCACTCTTTTTCTACTTCACTCTCATCTTGTACTAAATAAGTGGATTCATTTATTGATTTTGATATATCATATAGTTTTTTAGTATTAGAGCTGTTTTTACCTCCAATAACCAATAATATATCTACATCCTTTGATAATTCCTCTACTGCTTGTTGTCTTACTTGCGTTGCTCCACATACCTTATCTGATATCTTAACATTTGAATAGTGATTTTCCAAGAAACTTTTTATTTTTTCTAAAATTTTTTTATTTAAAGTTGTCTGAGTCAAAAGACAATATTTTTTATCCCTGTCTATTTCAGCATTTGTGATTTCTTCAAGATTTTTAAAAACTCTAATATTTTTTCCAAATGATATTATTCCTTTTACCTCTGGATGCTCTTTGTCTCCCACAAATAAAATTTCATATCCTTTGCTTTCCATTTCTATAAGAGTCTTTCTTATCTGAGTTACAAAAATACAAGTTGCATCATATATTTTTATATTTTTTTTCTTCAATATATTATATACTTTTTCAGATGTTCCATGAGCTCTGATTATAACTATGTCTCCATCTTTTAGTTTGTCTTTTTTCTCTAAAATATCCTCTTCTTCTATTATTTCAAAGCCTTCTTTTTCAAGCTTCTTTACTACATATTCATTATGAACAAGCATTCCAAGAATATATATTTTTTTCTCTGAGTTCTCAGGTTCCTTTAATACATTATAGCATGTTTCAATAGCACCTGATACTCCAAAGCAGAATCCCATATGTTTAGCTCTTATTATCTCCATGATTTATTCCTCATTAAACTTTTCAACTTCAATTAACTTTACTAATGCATCCAGCATCTCATCTTCATCCGGTCCATCAGCAATTAATTCTAATGTTCTTCCCTGCTCAGCTGCAAGGAGCATAAGACCCATTATACTTTTTCCATTTATCTCTTCATCATCACATTTAACTGTTATATCAGAATCATATCCTGTTACTAACTGTACAAATAATGATGAGGGTCTTGCATGGAGTCCTGCCTTGTTTTTTATTTGAACTTTTCTGCTTTTCATAAAAATATCACTTTCCTTATCTTGTTCTATATATATTTTTTTAAAATTTCTTTTATTTTATTTGAATCACTGCATTGAAGAATTTGCTCTTTTACATTTTTTAGAGAAGTGTAGTCAAGACTTCTTACTAAAGCTCTAGCTGCAAGTATTGAACCTCCCACCATACTCAGATTAGTAATTCCCATACTTAAAAATGCTACTATAGCTTTCTGTTCTCCTGCCATTTCTCCACAAATTGATACAGATTTTCCATATTTATCTGCTGCTTGTTTTACAATATATATAGCCCTTAATACAGCTGGATTATAACTGTCATACATATCTGAAACCGTTTCTGATAAACGGTCAGCTGCCAGTATATATTGTGTTAAATCATTTGTTCCTATACTGAAAAAATCAACCTCCTGAGCAAAAGCATCAGCCATCATTACTGCTGAAGGAACTTCAATCATTATTCCTACTTCTATATCATCTTTAAATTTTTTATCTTCCTGTCTCAGTTCCTCTTTCACTTCTTTTAAAAGTTCATTTGCTTCTCTTATTTCATTTATATTAGTAATCATCGGATACATAATTTTTACATTTCTTCCATAAGCTGTTCTTAGTATAGCTCTCAATTGTGTTTTAAATATATTTTTTTCACTTAGAGAAAATCTTATACCCCTTAAACCTAAAAATGAATTTGTCTCATTTTTCATTTGAAAATATGGAAGCTGTTTATCTGCTCCTATGTCTAATGTTCTTATAATAATAGGATCTTTTTCATCAAAATTTTTAATTATATCATTATATGAAGCGATTTGTTCTTCTTCATCAGGAAAGCTGTTATTTTTCATATAAAGAAGTTCTGTCCTTAAAAGTCCTATTCCATCAGGTGTGACAGCATCTATTTCTTCTTTTGTTGTTTTTCCACTGATATTCATATTCAGAGAGACATTTACTCCATCTAATGTTACAGCTGGAAGAAAAGCAGACTTTTCTATTTCCTCTCTTTTACAATTAAACTTTTCTATTTTATCCTTGTATTCTTCTAAAGTTTTTTCATCTGGTTCTATTATAACACAAGAATTCTGTTCAGTAGTATCTAAAATTACATCTTTTTTCCAATCATAACTGAAAATATTTTTTATGCCCATTAAAGTAGGTATTTCCAGAGCTTTTGCAAGAATTGCAAGATGAGAGGTCTCCCCTCCATACTCCATAACTATCCCTTTTAATTTTATATTTTCCTGGCACATATTTAATAATTCAGTTGGAAGTATCTCTTCTGTTATAAGTATTTTTCCATTGAGATCAGCCCATTCATTTTTTTTTGAATTCAAATTTTTAATTATACGTTTTTCTACATCTTTTATATCCAGTACTTTTTGTCTATATATAGGATTTTCCAGCTTATTGAACAAAGAAATATATTTATCTGTGACTATTTTTACAGAATCCTCAGCCTTTGTTCTATTCTTTTGTATATATTTCTCTATATCAGAAATATATACAGGATCATCCAGAATCATAAGATGTGCTGTAATTATTTCAAGATCTTTCTCTCCTATTTTTCCAGCAAGGCTTGTTTTCAGACGTTCTAAAGATTCTTTTGATAATTCTAAACTATCCCTGAATCTTTCGATTTCACCATCTATTTCTCTCTCATCTAAGAGCGCAGTTATCCCCTTGTTAGACAACTCTTTTTTATCTAAAAATATTCTTCCTACTACAATTCCTTCAAAAGCAAAAGTTCCCTTTAAAATTTCCACTTTATACCACTCCCTTGTTATATCTTTAGTGGACTATATTAAATTATATCTCATTTTAATTCATTTTTCAATTTATTTACTTTTTTAAAAAAATTTTTTTAAAAATTTTATTG
Coding sequences within it:
- the ptsP gene encoding phosphoenolpyruvate--protein phosphotransferase, encoding MEILKGTFAFEGIVVGRIFLDKKELSNKGITALLDEREIDGEIERFRDSLELSKESLERLKTSLAGKIGEKDLEIITAHLMILDDPVYISDIEKYIQKNRTKAEDSVKIVTDKYISLFNKLENPIYRQKVLDIKDVEKRIIKNLNSKKNEWADLNGKILITEEILPTELLNMCQENIKLKGIVMEYGGETSHLAILAKALEIPTLMGIKNIFSYDWKKDVILDTTEQNSCVIIEPDEKTLEEYKDKIEKFNCKREEIEKSAFLPAVTLDGVNVSLNMNISGKTTKEEIDAVTPDGIGLLRTELLYMKNNSFPDEEEQIASYNDIIKNFDEKDPIIIRTLDIGADKQLPYFQMKNETNSFLGLRGIRFSLSEKNIFKTQLRAILRTAYGRNVKIMYPMITNINEIREANELLKEVKEELRQEDKKFKDDIEVGIMIEVPSAVMMADAFAQEVDFFSIGTNDLTQYILAADRLSETVSDMYDSYNPAVLRAIYIVKQAADKYGKSVSICGEMAGEQKAIVAFLSMGITNLSMVGGSILAARALVRSLDYTSLKNVKEQILQCSDSNKIKEILKKYI
- a CDS encoding HPr family phosphocarrier protein; protein product: MKSRKVQIKNKAGLHARPSSLFVQLVTGYDSDITVKCDDEEINGKSIMGLMLLAAEQGRTLELIADGPDEDEMLDALVKLIEVEKFNEE
- the ispH gene encoding 4-hydroxy-3-methylbut-2-enyl diphosphate reductase, with amino-acid sequence MEIIRAKHMGFCFGVSGAIETCYNVLKEPENSEKKIYILGMLVHNEYVVKKLEKEGFEIIEEEDILEKKDKLKDGDIVIIRAHGTSEKVYNILKKKNIKIYDATCIFVTQIRKTLIEMESKGYEILFVGDKEHPEVKGIISFGKNIRVFKNLEEITNAEIDRDKKYCLLTQTTLNKKILEKIKSFLENHYSNVKISDKVCGATQVRQQAVEELSKDVDILLVIGGKNSSNTKKLYDISKSINESTYLVQDESEVEKEWFRGCEKIGITAGASTPEEIVINIENKIRGIFNV